A genomic segment from uncultured Marinifilum sp. encodes:
- a CDS encoding SprT family zinc-dependent metalloprotease, which yields MMEVFTYKKIEYSVKRSKRKTASIYIERDGSVSLLIPEAFTKDMIEKMLESQLYQIYKHIANWEDLNTTRVYREFVNGEGFLYLGSSYRLQIVEDQATPLLLKHGFFKLRKKELHKARDVFKEFYKTKVIVKINERINLFADKLGVNPNSVKVMDLQNRWASCSTNGNLNFNWKCAMAPLKVLDYIVAHELVHLIHPNHNEAFWNELDKILPDYHQRKTWLKINGASMEL from the coding sequence AGTTTTCACATACAAGAAAATAGAATACTCAGTAAAACGAAGTAAACGAAAAACAGCATCTATTTACATCGAGAGGGATGGATCTGTATCATTATTGATACCGGAAGCATTTACTAAGGATATGATAGAAAAGATGCTGGAATCCCAACTATATCAAATTTACAAGCACATAGCAAACTGGGAAGACCTAAATACAACACGAGTTTATCGGGAATTTGTAAACGGAGAAGGATTTCTATACTTAGGGAGTAGTTACCGCTTACAAATAGTCGAAGATCAGGCAACTCCTTTGCTTTTAAAGCATGGTTTTTTTAAGCTCCGCAAAAAAGAACTCCATAAAGCTCGCGATGTATTTAAAGAGTTTTATAAAACCAAAGTCATTGTAAAAATAAACGAACGAATAAATCTATTTGCTGATAAACTAGGTGTTAATCCGAATTCCGTTAAGGTAATGGATCTTCAAAACCGTTGGGCATCCTGTTCTACAAACGGAAACCTTAATTTCAACTGGAAATGTGCAATGGCTCCTTTAAAAGTTCTCGATTATATCGTTGCACACGAATTAGTCCATTTAATCCACCCCAACCACAACGAAGCATTTTGGAACGAATTAGACAAAATTCTTCCCGATTACCACCAGCGCAAAACCTGGCTCAAAATCAACGGGGCAAGTATGGAATTATAG